Proteins encoded within one genomic window of Pseudorasbora parva isolate DD20220531a chromosome 3, ASM2467924v1, whole genome shotgun sequence:
- the sdhda gene encoding LOW QUALITY PROTEIN: succinate dehydrogenase [ubiquinone] cytochrome b small subunit A, mitochondrial (The sequence of the model RefSeq protein was modified relative to this genomic sequence to represent the inferred CDS: deleted 2 bases in 1 codon; substituted 2 bases at 2 genomic stop codons), with translation MTFSHCFSCLSSTVLASRAASKHWTGERGIIKYYYSKYLTILSIVLLGMVPAAXLCPGPVANYSIAAALTLHXHWGIGQVLTDYVHGDAKIKLAKAGIFMLSTVTFFGLCYFNFHDVGICKAVALLWQI, from the exons ATGACATTTTCTCATTGTTTTTCATGTCTGTCTTCAACTGTCTTAGCTTCAAGGGCAGCCTCCAAGCACTGGACAGGTGAACGGGGTATAATTAAGTACTATTATAGTAAATACTTAACTATATTAAGTATAGTTCTGCTAGGTATGGTTCCAGCCGCATAACTATGTCCTGGTCCGGTAGCGAATTACTCTATTGCTGCAGCT CTCACACTGCATTGACACTG GGGGATTGGTCAAGTCCTAACCGACTATGTCCATGGTGATGCTAAGATTAAACTGGCTAAAGCTGGCATTTTTATGCTGTCCACAGTCACATTCTTTGGTCTCTGCTATTTCAATTTCCATGATGTTGGCATCTGCAAGGCAGTCGCCCTGCTTTGGCAAATATAA
- the timm8b gene encoding mitochondrial import inner membrane translocase subunit Tim8 B, whose amino-acid sequence MAEFNSSFDMPSASSSDTAESAELQRLIAVEQQKAQFQAQVHNFTDVCWDKCVDKPSSKLDSRTETCLVSCVERFIDTTLTITNRFTQMVQKGGH is encoded by the exons ATGGCTGAGTTTAATTCTAGCTTTGATATGCCGTCGGCTAGTTCATCCGACACTGCCGAATCTGCGGAACTCCAGCGTCTGATTGCAGTGGAGCAGCAGAAGGCTCAGTTCCAGGCTCAG GTTCACAACTTTACGGATGTTTGCTGGGATAAGTGTGTGGACAAACCGAGCTCCAAGTTGGATTCACGAACTGAGACGTGTCTCGTTAGCTGCGTGGAGCGTTTCATTGACACGACGCTCACAATCACCAACCGCTTTACGCAGATGGTCCAGAAGGGCGGGCACTGA